A stretch of Oncorhynchus mykiss isolate Arlee chromosome 12, USDA_OmykA_1.1, whole genome shotgun sequence DNA encodes these proteins:
- the LOC110537399 gene encoding Krueppel-like factor 6: protein MSLTMETSVSFLKYELASTIEQAVRCAVEAVLKETARVVGIKLAAARTAAAESHRENQSLRERLDVSEGELKATRYYMTAAEKNIKQCLLLNHNQPRSGALGPGSEESHFLFPPTASGSPSNMLTTRGPKSFRASSTRSQFSKSLPSVGLCLPTVQHEWPRSSENLRRIRTSSTVSSTNPSQTSKVPQLEVGNSSHHTEEDTEGQFYITDDGVAEKEYKVRATGGEDSGIIQQEQEGGTVAAEDPHRTSITNFELEMGQSHPAGNVNDLGLIQVLDEVDEVKRTVKIENDPEVPSMLESHLPGSSQQLPPMPAHIDNDGDNDGNFMGSVPPSAGDAGLLGAFEVRRESSDKVHRCNVCGRGFRRFYCLKTHQRIHTGERPYPCRYCEKRFRHLDSLHKHQRIHTGERPYRCAQCGCCFRELGQLKKHRLTHSPAPTTPHPVVALSLLQAGPSYTWPHLHSQSLDS from the exons ATGAGTTTGACGATGGAGACCAGTGTCTCTTTCCTCAAATATGAACTTGCATCGACCATCGAACAGGCAGTGAGGTGTGCAGTAGAAGCCGTTTTGAAGGAAACTGCTAGAGTAGTCGGTATCAAACTGGCCGCAGCTCGGACTGCTGCTGCTGAGTCTCATCGTGAGAACCAAAGTTTGAGAGAGAGACTTGACGTATCTGAGGGTGAACTCAAAGCAACACGGTACTACATGACAGCAGCCGAGAAGAACATCAAACAGTGTTTACTTCTTAATCACAACCAGCCTAGATCGGGTGCTTTAGGACCTGGTTCGGAAGAGTCTCATTTTCTCTTTCCCCCCACTGCTTCGGGGAGTCCTTCCAATATGCTCACGACCCGTGGCCCCAAGTCGTTTCGAGCCTCATCCACACGATCACAGTTTTCTAAGTCACTCCCCAGTGTAGGTCTTTGCTTACCAACAGTGCAGCATGAATGGCCCAGGAGCAGCGAAAACTTGAGGAGAATACGGACATCCTCCACTGTCTCTTCTACCAATCCCTCACAAACATCCAAAGTGCCACAATTAGAGGTTGGAAATTCATCTCATCACACTGAGGAGGATACAGAGGGTCAATTCTACATTACAGACGATGGGGTTGCAGAGAAAG AGTACAAAGTCCGTGCAACTGGAGGAGAGGACTCTGGAATAATTCAACAGGAGCAGGAGGGGGGAACAGTGGCAGCAGAAGACCCTCACAGAACTTCTATTACCAACTTTGAGTTGGAGATGGGCCAGAGTCACCCAGCAGGCAATGTGAATGACCTGGGCCTGATCCAGGTGCTCGATGAGGTGGATGAAGTTAAAAGAACAGTTAAAATTGAAAACGACCCTGAGGTCCCAAGTATGCTGGAGTCCCACCTCCCTGGGTCATCACAACAACTGCCACCGATGCCAGCTCACATTGATAATGATGGTGACAATGATGGTAACTTCATGGGGTCTGTCCCACCCTCTGCAGGGGACGCTGGACTTCTAGGGGCTTTTGAAGTCCGACGGGAGAGCTCGGATAAGGTGCATCGCTGCAATGTGTGTGGCCGGGGATTCCGCCGCTTCTACTGCCTGAAGACACACCAGCGCATTCACACGGGTGAGCGGCCATATCCCTGCAGGTATTGCGAGAAGCGTTTCCGACACCTGGACAGTCTACATAAGCACCAGCGCATCCACACTGGGGAGAGGCCCTACCGCTGTGCCCAGTGTGGCTGCTGTTTCAGGGAGCTAGGCCAGCTCAAGAAGCACAGGCTGACCCACTCACCTGCTCCCACCACACCCCACCCGGTAGTGGCACTGTCTCTACTCCAAGCAGGGCCCTCCTATACATGGCCACACCTCCACTCACAGTCCCTGGATTCCTAA